CGTGACGTGTTGAAGTTCCATAACCACATCCTTGttgaaatttgtaagttttcgaaaaatatttgcATTTGGTTTGCATATCATTGGAGGGAAACGTCATCTATTCGAAATATTTAGTGAAGTTATCGGATGTTGGGCGAGGCCAGCTCGAGTTTTTTATTTTAGGCAATGTCAGGTTGCTCATACTTTCTTATCTTTGACGACGGAATTTTTGTTGGACACCTTGGTCTTGTTCTCGATGTTTCTCATCGGAAAAATCAAGTTTATATTTGCCTACATTGAATGAAAGAAAATCGTGATGCTCGAAATCCAGTGGCATGATGCCATTTCCCTTTTCTTTCCGACCTCTGCGACTTGATTCGGCCCCGATCGTTTGTGATTTgtataaatatgaaattgaaGTAATTCCgaaaataaatcaacaattgacaataaatcaataatcgagacgtgatattttgaaaatcaaaaaataattgtCAATTAGAGATTGGGAAAACACTACGTAAAACAAATGAAGGGGGTTGGCGGGGATTATAAGAGAAAATCGGAAAAAAATTGCAACGATCTACTCACTGGTTCGGGTATGTGTACAGGTCGAACCAATGAGTCGACCTTTGTACAATGGCCATGTCATCGTGATCAATGACCACAAAATAGTGGTTGCTAAATCAATCAAATTAAGCTGTCGAAAagttcttcaagttctttttataACCAAACAATATTAAACATGTGCTATTTTtatctataaataaatatagagAATGAGAtagaaaatgttaaatattacagtttattttattattataaaagtataattataaatatatgtatatttatattgtttGGAGTGCAAATATAAAAGCAAGCATATTACATTGCTCAATATATTATGCATATACTCATTAAAACTTTAGCGGCTACGGCTCTCCAATCATATGTATGTGATTTCtgataattttaatcattttatgttaaaatattaatgCGAAACTATTCTGTACAATATTTATATCACATCAatcacataaaattttaaaattaagaaaaaacaagggtaaattgtaaataaatctCTAATACCCCAACTCAAATTTATTCCAACTCCCTACacctaaaaatatttgtttaaactccctaaaagtttaaaaaagacaaaaataccCCTTCTTCCTTAAAATTCTTCTATTGATCCCCGCGCTTcacaaaatggtatcagagctttaggttaatttatttcaaacacaaaatttattgttacaaagaaacgaaatgtttgaggaggagaatttcgaaaattatgaatccgaacttaggttcgagaaaaataatttacaagaattattccaatattttggaatataaacaAGGGAATCTAACTACTGTTAGATATCAGAAACAGAAAGGGAAGCATCATcaccctcaggtaaacttatgattcaatctaataagtttatggaaattataccagattcttctaagctctctttagatcttagagaaattcagaaaacagtacaaaactatggcaatatTCTATATTTTGTACCGCAACGAGTTGAGAAGATCcatgaaaaccaggaagaaattctgggaatattaaaggatattcaaacaagaattcagaaactagaacaacaaccaggttctagtaaaagaacttcaggaggatggttaccaccatcatttgatactgaacctttgttacatcaacaaggaaaGACCAGAGCggtgtcaaaacctttgactgaagaagaaaagatgatcaatctaattaagtctgtctcagaaaagaaattaatctgaggACAGCtctagaaaggattggtctggaggatctacaagaacttgcggaatctttcgcaaatctcaaaactgtagatctaaagatgaacacagcaggaggtgaaacacctgctataacttggtcatcttcacaagaaccaccaagggaaagtgtgggatctcaaaatatacacatgagagaatctcagactgatttccatactggtggaggttcacaccctgcgggaacaaggacaaggagaaatcaaattcccttgcaccaaacccCATATgagaaaactgttttagatcctatacatccttacggggttatgcttaaccttgatgtattagatttcaaaaacagagaagaactcatagacgattggacatcTGATATGAAAATAgaagcaggaacacttgatctcaacagagaaggattcattaaactcctagaaatgagtcttatgggatcagtgaaaattgcttgggacatgacttcggtggaaactaAAGAGTCGGTCCTAGCCGGAAaatctctaagcgagatagccggaagaatgactaccctatttaaagcacaatttatagggatagactattttaatagtcaagacacagataagaggaagaaatatactcaagctctgtatagtcttgaattacatgacatctgtttagtagatgaatatattatgttattcactaaatatagatggaattcaggagtcgaagaagatacagctatgcaacttttcttcgcaaaaatgccaagttcctggagagaaatgctcataaaggaatatgtacctggaaatccagatacattggcacgaagagcttctttccttaaaggaaaattggcggaatggtgccatttggcagcattacaaaagaattacaaacgattaaggggtattaacagacgtactcctttgtgttgtaaggaaaatgatcttccaacaattattggaagtagaccacaaaagcataaaaggaaaagtttcaggactcatccttatgctagaagtggaagaagttcttggaaaccaagaacagtatggtctagacaaaaagccagatcttataaatctggacaaagaagcggaccatcaAGGAGTAGGATATCctcccaagcatcgagtacatctcgaagtaCTGGAAGAACActtacaaagaaaactttcagaagagctcatacacgagctaatgaaagttttaaggattgtaattgctggacatgtggagcaagaggtcatatctcgactaactgtccagaaaatgaaaaaagaagtatcaaacgcttcgatccaactccggatattgaagaagcagtttattaccacgatcttattcaggtataccaatttgaggacattgcctaagatgaaagtatatatgaagaagaagaagtcctaagtcaggaagaatccgatggaactgaatcggaatctgactgaaaacgaggtgtttcgacacgaaacacatgaggatttgtctgggttctttagccagacaaaaatatctcataacatggtccaaaggatcatgaaagaaaatcctagtctacagagatatcaaggattctctgcaggacatgtagaaaagttcttaggaaatcttggcctaagaaatagaaagcatcatctgatctataaagtttccagaagggaaatgacaatcttaatggaacttactggaaacagaatggagatgcaattaattccttctgaggaagtaaaggaggaattacaaaaactcaagatcgaagtagcaaggactatgtcctggattcatattggagcaatccaaattatgataaaagctactttcaaagaaggtatagattcacccattgatattgctatatgtgataaaagaatgggaaaccttcaagattcagtgctgggaactatctcaggaaatctctgtgcaggcaagattgtaggagtagtctatccaaggatagcctacaacctggcagatcgagattttagccgagccttgacattgcatcaaaatttcaaggagaaaaggctattgaaggaaggtaatagaccatattctattacctatcaaatctcatatgctttatctaatacacatcattcagagttgtttattagaaatgagtttattgagataccagaaagatttggaaaagttgctcaggcaatttatccagaacgaattgaatttcctgtaatgcaggaaacagatatccaaatacaaggcaaaccgattctacaaaggaatcagagtcttagattggaatcaagaagactatcttttcaaggagatagaattacaagctacagatggggaaaaacccctgttcaagaaacccaacaggagctaaaaagtttttcaaccataggaaagcttagatgcacagaagggtggaaggaagtcgaaatagtatttgatattacgaaacagaggaatcaatttccttgtaatacaatttactatttagaacaacccatgataggaacttaccaaggaatgatccgagtcggagaattggaagttcatatcacagggattccaggaaaagaaccagatcaattggttcttggactagaATTTcatgaggaacataaaccttggaaacgtctagagtacggaatggagtttatggcagaagataagatttggaaaatccaatgaccacaagtccattctcgatatacattccagtaggaatgttatatgaacaatataaggcagaatattttgctgcttatattgattcaggtgctggtatttgtacagcaaaacgaggagtttttccaacaagtttggaagaagaattaccaaagattgctggaagagatttttccagaagaatcttaatcttatgtaaagggattaagatgactgaaataatgattggcggtgctgggcaaacaccttggtacaaggtgaagacaccaccaatttattttcatgatacaggagctgacattttactaggaaacaatttcctacaaatgttcaaatcctatactcaagaaaatgagactagaagattagtgtttacaactccttgtaaccacaaaattatagtccagagactaagagaggcattttacagaaaattgccgatccagtttcgcagcaagcgtggtgattcaggacaacttctgaacccaaaaatgaaagattctagaaggtttggagaaacaatgctccagttgaGAGCAGATAAAACGCTCCAACCAGAAGATATGGAATACCTGAAGATAACTCTACATcagaatgaagtagagtttgaatctaaggtatccttagaagatgtcaagaaaaggatcaaagaaaattacaatgaagatcctttggcatggtgggacagaaatcaactcaaagcttgccttaaaattaaggaaggcaaagagtatgaatttgtccgttgcaaacctatcccaatgaatattattgatcagagggatatgcagattataatcaaggaacatttggaccttggtttaatcaaagcaggaatgtcaccatatagtagtccaggttttctggtaagaaatcatggtgagataaaacgaggaaaacccagattagttattaattatcaagaaattaataagattctggagtttgatgggtattttatacctagtagagaacatctaataagttgcatacgcaatgctaagatattctctaaattcGATTGTAAGTTCGGATTTTATAAGATtcggatgcaagaagaaagcaagaaattcacagctttctctacacctcagggacattatatttgggaagtattaccaatgggattggctaattcaccccaaatatttcaaagaaagatggataatctttttaaagattattttaaatttatgtttgtttatattgatgatgttttaatagcgtctaaagatataaatgaacatgttaagcatttgaagattttctctaatgtttgtaaaaaagaaggactggtctTATCTGagaagaaagcagtcattgcaacaaggaagattgaattcctcggaattgaaatcgatgaatcaggaattattatgcaaaaacacatagtggaaaaagtgcagaattttccagaaagtcccaaagacaagaagcaacttcaaagttttttaggagttgttaattttgctgggatgtttattaaaaacctagcaaaacacaggaaagtgtttagtccattattgaacaaagatgctagatttatatggacggatGAACACACAAAAGGTCTATGCCAATTAAAagagatttgtaagaatcttccaaaaatggctattcctcaagatgaggataatttggtattgtataccgatgccagtgatcattggtgggcagcagttcttactaagctcacaccagagggagaacaaccatgcagatattgtagcggtttattctcagatgcagaagccataagatgacatatcaacgagaaggaattttatgcagtaaaaagggcttttgaaaaatagccattatttttacttgcaaagaaattcactttgaaagcTGATAACACACAtgtgaaagctttcttaaggaatagaattgaatctaaacctgagaaggccagattattaagatggcaagcattatgtcaaaattatatttttgatattataataattaaatctcatgaaaacattcttgcagattttttaaaaagagatggacagcattgacattgatgctattatcaagaagatgcagaggcatttgagggaacaccttgaaatgcttcaaaccgagttcaacGAGTTGGCCGTAAACGGAGAAGTTACGGGAAGGCTACAACAAaccgataagagaattgtctctgatcgaattacatgatgtttacaggcatacactcagttatggtctgtaatgcaaaggcctatcctccaagacattgagaaaccattggtttcccaaatggagagttttcgagtacaggactctatacctgtagcgggggattcaaataccccttgcacaagtgttaagtcgggatcatctatagatgagtcggctaaaacaaaaattgagactccagatccttatctcgagtcctcaagtcaacccttcacctcggggattgaagagggagagatcaaccttaggcctcgtactgacaaaggcaaaactaaggttggtactaatgaaactacaatttctccatttcaggtttatcaacagaattgggagaaattaaacacaagaattggcatcaacccagccatggttcgagttgatattgcaggaaaatatcctaggatatggatgaaacaaaattcatatccaaaagaggttaaagcctggtatgaatttggggctcttgcctcagtttatactacttcgcctAGCTTCCCAgagatatcagcattaccaaaatggatgcaagaagctgttcatgagacttgggcaaataatgatcatttgtccagaggagatgttttggagctatactttttcggtgcagcaccagaaccagcaggaaaaggctcacacgaagcctttcattttatcaagctaaggaggccagacgttaattctcaaaaatttataaaggatcctcctacaaatgaaacccccttagtctcttcatttaatgaagatgacatgtctaccaggagagcatggggtatctgggtctgtctcacagagatggacaaagtcaagtttccatttaagttttaccaaaactctttaaatggatcattcctgttaaacaccATGACAGAAAAAccacaagttttgcagaagatttattccagaagaaaagaaatcttttgtggaatagcaagctgccggcaagtaaagagactcgccgaaagttctgtaatatggcacacaTAGGAAGATGGTCGGAAAACATCTGCcctgaatgccagaatcagaaagaaccggaattcggtaaaggtttcaaaccgagatctgatcggaaacattttaccgaaataaggacaagtggggaatgaccacattcacattttcctcgaggacACAAAAAGccgaagattcctcgacaaaattaaaagggaGATGTGACTAAACCCACTAACAAAAAGAGgaccaccatgtgagtggaGAAAACAcgaccaccaataatcggtggaaaatGACATAAAGACCACTAATAATGAGTGGTAAAAGACGAAAGAACATTGGATACTTTATTCAAAAAAGGAATCCAATAAAGAGAACAAGAAAACTGGTCCCgaaattttatctataaaaagTGATAAATAGAACCAGTTAAACACACCAGAAGTAAAACTTGAAGATGTATCGGGTATAtctgaaagttttaaaaagaagaatCAAGTATAAGAGGAGTGAGGCTGCAGCTCTCAGAAAAATTATAATGATGTATAAAGAGAAAGAAGACGAGATTTCAGCTGATATCCTCCAAGCACATCTCGACTGGTACCGGGGAGAGATAAAAGACGACGAAAAGTTAATgtctagattaataatctatgaaataacatttcaagaaaagtaggaccactcaaccactcaagggtccatatgcaagctgtaaagacttatcaagatttgaagtccgagtttcaaatccgaagaagccttctataaataaggcagaaagaaggaagtgaagatcatcgaacattttcctcatttctttcaataataagttgtaatattttctctttcaagtttatgtgttgttcaagttcggctactataagcagctaagcaagttcctcttcctctacaggaggtttcaatgtaataataatatgtctgtgtttgaataaagagatttTTGCTctcagcccctctcatgtattattttcaaatttttatcttttgctgtacaccctaaggtaggaaacgaattagggttgtgctaagtgctgctgaaggaatctgcgtctgtaaccatcggttgcgatcgtgtggttggactgtgaggagcagttcgtaaaatacggtggatataacccggtggtATTCTGGTCAAAAAggtaaaagatttcatttattttacggaagcatgatgggcctttatgtttaaaagaaaaaatcaattattagaATAAAAGGATAAGGGTAttcttggaaattttaaaatattagggagctaaaacaaagaaataaagGTATAGGGAGTAAAGATAAATTTTAGAAGGGATGTAGGGAGTTATTGAAAGTTTGCCCAAAAaacaaatatgagaatttttcctttattttattaaaaaagttGGGcccaataataattttttttcccctttttctAAAAAAGGCCCAGTACTAATAATCTTGCTCCGTCTCTTCAGTCACTACAAGCGATTTCTTCTTCCACGGAAAAAACAAATTAGGGTTTTAGGGTAAATCGGCCGTTCCACTCCCGATTACAGCCAAACACGTGCCGTTCCGGCGGAAACCTGTCGCTCCACCGTTATCACGGTGAAAATCTGCATTCTGGATCGCCTTTCGTTCCAGGTATGGAATTCATCTCGGCAGTCGCCGTTCCCGCAACGGAACGGCCGTCAACTTTATTTGCTCAATTCGATTTTCGAATTCGGGTAAACTGACGACTGCTTGGTATGAGAAAGTCGACTATGTTTGGTTTGCCATAAGATTCAATCTCTGCGTTTAAATCTATCTTAATAGCATGTGGGCAGAGTATGACATTGTCTTCATGCCTTGTGGCTTTAATGTGTTTACATACATATTCAGTGTTAGGTGGATGCGTCGAAGGAGTCTGTTGTCTTGCTTGAATGCCTATCAAGATGAAGCCAAAAGTCACTGAGGCGAATAGGAGGCCTAGAAATCTTCAGGAAGGGGTGCCAAACTGGATCCTTGTGGCCGGGGGTGCGTTGCTGAGTACATTGTCAATCCACCTGGGCTATAAACTGAAGCAGTTTCTTGATACCAGACAAACAGTGACTAGGAGCCAAAGTTTGATAGGTAGCGTATGTTAACTTTTCTTGTTCTGGCAAATATAAGTTTCCTTACCGAATGTTACTTCTGATGCAGGAAATAGAAAACCTATGGATCGAAAGAAGTCAGCAAGCTTCACCATGCACGCAGATGCCTTTTGTTTTCATCAAGATGAAGATGGTTGACAATCATAGTCCTAATCACATGCTTATCTCGCTATCGGTTAACTTAGAAATCAAACTTCGCATTCTCCCTCccttgttaattattttatcgattttttttataaaaaattttgttggttATTTTGATGTGTGATCATAATTGTTTCCGTGGTTAttactttaatttttaaaaactaaacttatgaAGTGAAAACAGCGGAAAGAGAATTTATTTAACTGCTCGTGTAAACACCAGTTCCCAACGATGATTATCGATTTGCTGTTTTTTTGCAAGTGGGACACTTTGCACCAATAGGTAGAGAGATAAAATAAGTGAATTCTGTGACAATATTTCTTAATGACACATGATCGAATTCAGATCCTTGTTTACACACACATGATGAATGCAATCTGCCAATCACGTTGATGGTCATTTTCGTTGATTCAGTGTTTACTTGTTTTGAAATTGTTGTGatgtttgaataatattttttgttactATATGTAACATTTATCTTCTAAATTTATGTTACATGAACAGGATCGAGGAATGTGGTGGAAGTCAAACAGAATAGTGATGGCCAGATGATGTCAGAACCTGATATTTCGCTTCCCCTTGTGACTGTTCCGACCTCCGCATTCAACGAAGAGAATGGTGTAATGTGGTCATCTTCTCCTGACCGCCTTGAGCTGCCCCAAAAACCTTTCCACCAGTCGAACAGCTCTGATTCACCTTGTGTTTCCGAATCTGGTTCCAACATTTTCAATAAACGGGAAGTCATACAAAAATTGAGACAGCAATTGAAGAGAAGAGATGATATGATACTTGAAATGCAGGATCAAATTGCAGAACTTCAGAACTCCCATAGCGTGCAGCTTTCACATTGTTCCCATCTTCAATCTTTGCTGGATGCTGCGAACAGGGATTTGTTTGATTCGGAAAGGGAAATCCAGAGATTAAGAAAGGCAATCGCAGATCATTGTGTTGGACACATCAGCTCTGGCGAGAAGTCTCCTACTGTTCCCACTTGGCCAGCTGAGTGGAAGAACGGTCATACAAATGGATTCCAGGAAATTGAAAGAAATTCAGAGTGGTCAGAGAAAACCAGAGGGGATGGAGAAAGGATTGAACTTTTGAAGAGGGAAGTTAGTGAGTTGAAGGAATTGATTGAAGGAAAAGACTACTTGTTGAAAAGCTACAAGGAGCAGAAATCCGAGCTCTCGGTGAAGATCAAAGAGTTGCAGCAGAGATTAGATTCTCAGCTTCCAAATATTTTGTAGACAGGTTCGATTTCTTGTGCATTCTTGTGTGGCTTCTACATCagttcctttttttttctttttcttattcgATTTGCGTAGTTgtcaattttgaaaatgttcACTTCCTTTCAGGATTGTATAGATGCCTTAGGAATTGACCCATTTTAAGTGATCTTGGATTGATCGGTAGCCTCGAAACTGTGTCCTGCTAGCAATGATGGTTTGTTGGCATCTCGCTTGACATTCCATCGCCATAAAGATATCAAAGAACAGTTAATAGTAATTAGTACAGTCATCAACATCTCAAATCCCCTAATATTAActgttataataattttttaaaaaatggtatTTACATTTTTGTACAAAGATATTATCCACAAGTCGAATGATTTGAACGGATTGTTGTAATAATGATAATATGTCGATGTTTACTTGGAAAAGGATATGCCACGGTCCACACCATCTGACCAAATTGTCGCTTGTTTGaacaatatttgatattaattcaaattataaaaattgcTGGCTATTtggaaattataatttttcttgaGATAAAACAATCAGTGGTGTGAATCATCTACGAGTTCTTATATTTAAAGCGCCTTCACGGCCTTCTACCACACGTtgcattcttcttcttcttgagaaatatttcttttatacttaaaacattatttgttgaaaaaatataatatataaatagcgtatcaatattatttcttttatatttcttatttaTGTTGCATTTACTCGTGATaagcattttttttctttcttgcttatgcttctagtatgtgattttatttttaaacgaaaatttaaaatgtaaaaatagCTTTCTTACTCTCAATTTCTAGGAGAGCTCGATCATGTTCGAAATATTAGTAACTCGCAACCTTTAATATGTTAGTTAATAATTAATCTATATGTTCAAAATTAAGCAAGTCCACAAGCCATATTCCAAGCCCCCATTAATAGAGCTCAACAATTAAGCTAGAACCAAATGAACTGAACCTTTTGTTTTGAGCAAAACTCGAGCTCAAAATAGTTCATTTTTACAATTTCAAGTAATCTCAATTAAAATTCGAACTTCAGCAGAAAGGAATAGCATTTGACTAATTTCGTTGCACCCACATAAACTCACTTCAACATGAATAACAACTTGAGAAATAATTTGACATCTAATACGAGTCAATACATCAACCCCTGCTTCTTGGAAAGATAATATATTTATGACGAAGAATATAAACGAAGGGAATCTTATCAAGGTAACAGTAAACAGAATCCAAGAACTGACCGTGCATGGAGATAAAAACAATGGGAATTTGGTAGAATAGTCGAACGTTCGATAACATGATCATAATCTCTCGGCTTC
This window of the Primulina huaijiensis isolate GDHJ02 chromosome 3, ASM1229523v2, whole genome shotgun sequence genome carries:
- the LOC140974498 gene encoding uncharacterized protein isoform X1, whose protein sequence is MPIKMKPKVTEANRRPRNLQEGVPNWILVAGGALLSTLSIHLGYKLKQFLDTRQTVTRSQSLIGNRKPMDRKKSASFTMHADAFCFHQDEDGSRNVVEVKQNSDGQMMSEPDISLPLVTVPTSAFNEENGVMWSSSPDRLELPQKPFHQSNSSDSPCVSESGSNIFNKREVIQKLRQQLKRRDDMILEMQDQIAELQNSHSVQLSHCSHLQSLLDAANRDLFDSEREIQRLRKAIADHCVGHISSGEKSPTVPTWPAEWKNGHTNGFQEIERNSEWSEKTRGDGERIELLKREVSELKELIEGKDYLLKSYKEQKSELSVKIKELQQRLDSQLPNIL
- the LOC140974498 gene encoding uncharacterized protein isoform X2; its protein translation is MPIKMKPKVTEANRRPRNLQEGVPNWILVAGGALLSTLSIHLGYKLKQFLDTRQTVTRSQSLIGSRNVVEVKQNSDGQMMSEPDISLPLVTVPTSAFNEENGVMWSSSPDRLELPQKPFHQSNSSDSPCVSESGSNIFNKREVIQKLRQQLKRRDDMILEMQDQIAELQNSHSVQLSHCSHLQSLLDAANRDLFDSEREIQRLRKAIADHCVGHISSGEKSPTVPTWPAEWKNGHTNGFQEIERNSEWSEKTRGDGERIELLKREVSELKELIEGKDYLLKSYKEQKSELSVKIKELQQRLDSQLPNIL